GGCGATCAGCGCCGCGGCCTCGCGCACCTGCTTGCCGTGCGGGCGGGTGGTCGGCTTGTAGCCGGGCAGGTCGAGCCGTGGCGGCCAGGAGAAGTCGGTGGTCGCCTGCAGCACGTCCTTGGGAACGTCGACGAGCACCGGTCCGGGCCGGCCGGTGCTGGCCAGGTGGAACGCCTCGGCGATGCGCTGCGGGATCTCGTCGGCCGAGGTGACCAGGAAGCTGTGCTTGGTGACCGGCATCGTGATGCCGCGGATGTCGGCCTCCTGGAAGGCGTCGGTCCCGATGTAGCCGGTGGAGACCTGGCCGGTGATCGCGACGACCGGGACGGAGTCCATGTACGCGTCGGCCAGCGGGGTGACCAGGTTGGTCGCCCCGGGGCCCGAGGTCGCCATGCAGACGCCGACCCGACCGGTGGCCTGGGCGTAGCCGGTGGCGGCGTGCCCGGCGCCCTGCTCGTGGCGCACCAGCACGTGCCGGATGCCGGAGTCGAACAGAGGGTCGTAGAGCGGCAGGATCGCGCCGCCGGGGATGCCGAAGGCGACCTCCACCCCGACCGCCTCGAGCGAGCGGACCAGGCTCTGCGCGCCGGTGATGCCGGCGGCCGGCTCCGCGGCCGCCTCGGCCATCGACCGGGCGGTGGTCTCGACGCCGAGGGTCGCCGCGGCGGCGGCCTCGGTCGGGCTGACCGGGGTGGCCGGTGCCGGACCGGCTCCCGGCGCGGCGGTGGGGCCGGGAGCCGCTGCGGTGCGGCCGGCGCTGCTGGTGGTGGTGCTCATCTCGACGATCTCCCTGGGCGCGGGGTGGGGTGCTGCGGCGGACGCCTGCCGCTGGTCCGGTGGGTCGGCCGGACGGTGCCCGGCCAACAAAAAACCCCTCGTGCCCATGGCACGGAGGGGTGGCGCGTCGGTCGGGGGGACCGGCGCGCTAGCGGATCGCTACGAGCAGACGAGTGCGGGGCACGGTCACACTGTGCGCCCCCGCGCGTCCGCCGTCAACCGACCCGTTCCACACAGTGGGACGGGGTCACTCACCCACTGGGACGGCGACCTCGACCGGGGCGAGCGGGCCGTCCAGCAGCCCGGCGTCGAACGCGTCGATGACCGCGGCCAGCTGCGCCGGTGCCGTCGGCCGCCCGAGCAGGAAGCCCTGCAGGTACCGGCAGCCCAGCTCCTGCAGCCGGGCGAGCTGGCCCGGGGTCTCGACGCCCTCGGCGACGACGTCGATGGACAGCCGGCGGCCCAGCTCGATGACGCTGTGCACCAGGGCGGCGCTGCGCTCGTCGTCCTCGATGCCGGCCAGGAACTCCCGGTCCATCTTGAGCACGTCGACCGGCAGCCGGGCGAGGTAGGCGAAGGTCGAGTAGCCGCGGCCGAAGTCGTCCAGGGAGATGACGCAGCCCATGTCGTGCAGCGTCTGCAGGTCGCCGTCGGCGCGGTCGGGCTCGCCGATGAACAGCGACTCGGTGACCTCGAGCATCAGCCGCCCGGCGGGCACCCCGGACCGGGCCAGCGCGGCCGCGACGTCGGGCACCAGGCTCCCGGACTGCAGGTGCCGGACGCTGATGTTCACCCCGAGCTGCAGGTCGCGGTCCTCGGCGAGCAGGCCGGCCAGCTCGGCGGTGGCCTGCTCGAGCACCCAGCGCTGCAGCGGCACGATGAGGCCGTCGTCCTCGGCCAGCGGCACGAACTCGTCCGGCGAGACCTCGCCGAGCACCGGGTGGTCCCAGCGGACGAGCGCCTCCAGGCCGAGCACCCGGCGCTCCACCGTCCCGACGACGGGCTGGTAGACCAGCCGCAGCTGGCCGCGGGACAGCGCGTCGGGCAGGTCCCGGGCGAGCCGGGTGCGGCGCACGGTCGCGCTGTCGGCGGTCTCGCCGTGCCGGCGGACGCAGTTCTTGCCGGCCGCCTTCGCCGCGCGGAGCGCCAGGTCGGCGTTGCGCACGGCCACCGGCACCTCGTCGGCCGGGTGCAGCTCGGTGACGCCGATGCTGCAGGAGACGTCGAAGACCAGGTCCGGGTCGGCCCCGGGGGTGGGCACCGAGCGGTGCACCCCGGCCAGCTCGACGAGGATCCGCTCGGCCAGCGCGGTGGACTCGTCGAGCCCGGCGCGCACGACGACGGCGAACTCGTCGCCGCCCAGCCGTCCGACCAGGTCCCGGTCGCGCACGGTGGCGCGCAGCCGGTCGGCCACCTCGACGAGCAGCAGGTCGCCGGCCTCGTGCCCGGCGATGTCGTTGACCGCCTTGAACCCGTCGAGGTCCAGCAGCAGCAGGCAGGACTGCTCGCCCTCGCCGGCGCGGCTGCGGGCGTTGCCCAGCGCCGCCATCAGCCGGGCCCGGTTGGGCAGCCCGGTCAGGTAGTCGGTGTAGGCCATCCGCTCGAGCTCGAGCTCGGTCTCCCGGCGGTCGTCGACGTCGCGCAGGTGCAGCACCAGCCCGGCGCTGCCGGCGGTCACGTCGGCGCCGCGGACCGGGCCGAGGAGCGCAC
The Modestobacter versicolor genome window above contains:
- a CDS encoding EAL domain-containing protein; translated protein: MTATSISRPVPGATPLVPVIAWPRATVLSLLAAVAVGLAAAEAVWPEASAHLAPAVLAAASLAICVLVVRHERRLDRVSAAPWRAFAVLALLLALGEAIAALRGVGVNATSAGWQDLPLLAAIPFALLGCARLVRSAATGISARVVLDALVALVALGVLLDVLLDAVLGRAVGSVDDLMALGYPALGAVLCTVGLVTFAGVGEARRIAAGWLLACFASVGVVTVSGAIAAVSPSAAADVVTGTAWMAMLAFGTLAIAADPGQSTDPDDEVAAVPLLGVVISYCAAFGVVLLLLGGRIAGRPIEPFEAVAASLLLVLTFVRSLVWAADGARLTRQVLRTEAYFRTLVHSAADITIVLDQHGRITWDSGAGSHSHGWTARELEGRRLTEFVHQDDSTELAAALAAGADPDQGRGRTFRLRSRDGRWPRYETVRVVASGALLGPVRGADVTAGSAGLVLHLRDVDDRRETELELERMAYTDYLTGLPNRARLMAALGNARSRAGEGEQSCLLLLDLDGFKAVNDIAGHEAGDLLLVEVADRLRATVRDRDLVGRLGGDEFAVVVRAGLDESTALAERILVELAGVHRSVPTPGADPDLVFDVSCSIGVTELHPADEVPVAVRNADLALRAAKAAGKNCVRRHGETADSATVRRTRLARDLPDALSRGQLRLVYQPVVGTVERRVLGLEALVRWDHPVLGEVSPDEFVPLAEDDGLIVPLQRWVLEQATAELAGLLAEDRDLQLGVNISVRHLQSGSLVPDVAAALARSGVPAGRLMLEVTESLFIGEPDRADGDLQTLHDMGCVISLDDFGRGYSTFAYLARLPVDVLKMDREFLAGIEDDERSAALVHSVIELGRRLSIDVVAEGVETPGQLARLQELGCRYLQGFLLGRPTAPAQLAAVIDAFDAGLLDGPLAPVEVAVPVGE